One part of the Vitis riparia cultivar Riparia Gloire de Montpellier isolate 1030 chromosome 15, EGFV_Vit.rip_1.0, whole genome shotgun sequence genome encodes these proteins:
- the LOC117931627 gene encoding protein GRAVITROPIC IN THE LIGHT 1-like — translation MLEMDGSSKPPQISEMFQKFALAFKSKTFEFFADEDPAGAGAAADSYDSDGFSLLDSAEEVITGQKVVVIKPDQPAFPKPSPPVAMEKTPSNPETQIRPINAHFSEPLISSLFATISSFEASYLQFQTAHVPFVEESISAADRAAVSHLRKLSDFKQLYREFRQNPNSNLDFPIGSSLEAQVEENQSKLRALETVSNRLQLEIDDKAAEVLILRHNLDKIRKLNLKLSKRLSDYENPSSEVFLSITVFDSILHDACRSMHVFTKILIDLMKKAKWDLDLAANSVHPNIDYVKKGHYRYAFLSYVCLGMFRGFDSEGFGLGGNEVTCNGDGANLVKNRSLKQLIEHVSDGPLEILKNPNSEFSKFCETKYQELIHPTMESSIFSNLDKNEVVLNSWRSLSVFYESFVNMASSIWMLHKLAFSFNPVVEIFQVERGVEFSMVYMEDVTRKSMLPGKARGKVGFTVVPGFKIGRTVVQAQVYLTSMKCTE, via the coding sequence atgcTTGAGATGGATGGGTCTTCCAAACCTCCACAGATTTCCGAAATGTTTCAGAAATTTGCCCTTGCTTTCAAGTCTAAAACCTTTGAGTTCTTTGCCGATGAAGACCCCGCTGGCGCCGGAGCGGCTGCCGACAGCTACGACTCCGACGGGTTTTCCCTCCTTGACTCCGCCGAGGAAGTCATCACCGGTCAGAAAGTAGTCGTCATCAAGCCCGACCAGCCCGCGTTCCCCAAACCCTCTCCGCCGGTTGCGATGGAGAAAACACCTTCGAACCCGGAGACCCAGATCAGACCCATTAATGCCCACTTCTCAGAACCGTTGATTTCGTCGCTGTTCGCTACCATTTCCTCTTTTGAAGCTTCGTATCTCCAATTCCAAACAGCCCATGTCCCTTTTGTCGAAGAAAGCATAAGCGCCGCTGACAGGGCCGCGGTGTCGCACCTCCGGAAACTATCGGATTTCAAGCAATTGTATAGAGAATTTCGCCAGAATCCGAATTCCAACCTTGATTTTCCAATTGGGTCTTCCTTGGAAGCTCAGGTGGAGGAGAACCAAAGCAAGCTTCGAGCTCTGGAAACAGTCTCCAATCGACTACAGTTGGAAATTGACGATAAAGCTGCTGAGGTTTTGATTCTAAGACACAATTTGGATAAGATTCGAAAACTTAATTTGAAGTTGTCGAAAAGGTTATCTGATTATGAAAATCCATCATCTGAGGTCTTTTTGTCTATTACAGTTTTTGATTCTATATTGCATGATGCTTGTAGATCAATGCATGTTTTTACTAagattttgattgatttgatgAAGAAAGCGAAGTGGGACTTGGATTTGGCTGCAAATTCGGTTCATCCTAATATTGATTATGTGAAAAAAGGGCATTATAGGTATGCGTTTCTGTCATATGTTTGTTTGGGGATGTTTCGAGGTTTTGATTCAGAAGGGTTTGGATTGGGTGGGAATGAAGTCACGTGTAATGGCGATGGTGCTAATTTGGTTAAGAATCGTTCTTTGAAGCAATTAATCGAGCATGTATCTGATGGTCCTTTAGAGATCCTTAAGAATCCCAATtctgagttttcaaagttttgtgAGACAAAATATCAAGAGCTTATTCACCCTACAATGGAATCATCGATTTTTAGCAATTTGGATAAAAATGAAGTTGTATTGAATTCATGGAGGTCCTTGAGCGTATTCTATGAGTCGTTTGTTAACATGGCAAGTTCGATATGGATGCTTCATAAATTGGCCTTTTCATTCAATCCTGTGGTTGAGATCTTTCAAGTTGAGCGAGGCGTAGAATTCTCCATGGTGTATATGGAAGATGTTACGAGGAAGTCTATGTTGCCTGGAAAAGCTAGGGGAAAAGTGGGGTTCACAGTAGTTCCGGGATTTAAAATTGGGAGGACGGTTGTCCAGGCTCAGGTTTATCTAACCAGCATGAAGTGTACAGAGTAG
- the LOC117931637 gene encoding axial regulator YABBY 1 has product MSSSSAFSPDHLSPTSDQLCYVHCNFCDTVLAVSVPCTSLFKTVTVRCGHCTNLLSVNMRGLLLPAANQLHLGHSLFSPHNLMEEIRSPPSNTLINQPNPNEAVMPVRGVDEIPKPPVVNRPPEKRQRVPSAYNRFIKDEIQRIKAGNPGISHREAFSAAAKNWAHFPHIHFGLMPDQPVKKANVRQQEGEDMLMKDGFFAPANVGVSPY; this is encoded by the exons ATGTCCTCCTCATCTGCCTTTTCACCGGACCACCTCTCCCCCACCTCCGACCAGCTCTGTTACGTCCATTGCAACTTTTGTGACACTGTCCTCGCG GTGAGCGTTCCTTGCACTAGTTTGTTCAAGACTGTTACGGTTCGATGCGGTCACTGCACCAACCTCTTGTCCGTCAACATGCGTGGACTGCTTCTTCCTGCTGCTAATCAGCTTCACCTGGGACactctctcttctctcctcaTAATCTTATG GAGGAGATCCGCAGCCCACCGTCCAATACGTTAATCAATCAGCCCAACCCGAATGAGGCGGTCATGCCGGTGCGAGGAGTCGATGAGATACCGAAACCCCCTGTAGTTAACAGAC CCCCGGAGAAGAGACAGAGAGTCCCATCTGCTTACAACCGATTCATCAA GGACGAGATCCAACGTATCAAAGCTGGAAATCCAGGCATAAGTCACAGAGAGGCCTTTAGTGCTGCTGCAAAGAAT TGGGCCCACTTTCCACACATTCACTTTGGTCTCATGCCTGATCAACCCGTGAAGAAAGCTAACGTGCGCCAACAG GAAGGAGAGGACATGCTCATGAAAGATGGTTTCTTTGCTCCTGCCAATGTGGGTGTCTCCCCCTACTAA